A genome region from Deinococcus betulae includes the following:
- a CDS encoding sensor histidine kinase encodes MTLRWRLTLFYTALLTFLLTAVGIITLYVMRVSLIGSIDRDLNSTYEQFVPVAPRLPLDSQVNPLDEAKLATRYSFSNYSLAVEELTFYSQQSLLDELAAANTPQQKDQLFLSIDALRQATRRSLAVDTQRPIELSQAELERLINSPDGRLTLNRSVAVAANVQPTLMRLLVLLVPFQAPELTVGEPAKLQDPATAVGLRLVYVGRNLSTVQHLLDQLKNVMLLLFGVGLVTAGTGAYALAGQALQPLRRVQRAAERIGGQNLTDRVPVPTTGDEVESLARALNAMLGRLEGSFEAQRRFTSDASHELRTPVTAISGHAGYLLRRTNPTGQQAESLRIIQSESARLTNLIASLLQLARSDSGALVLSRQPILAALFLSDITRELAPLAQAQQTTLTAVGEDVTFEGDPDRLKQVMINLVSNALKAGAQTITLRSAQVAGEVRLSVQDNGPGIPADQLERLFDRFYRLEDSRSRDQGGAGLGLSIARGIVDAHGGRIWLESEPGQGTTAHVQLPIGNVPVLDEDDVP; translated from the coding sequence GTGACCCTGCGCTGGCGGCTCACGCTGTTCTATACGGCGCTGCTGACTTTCTTGCTGACTGCCGTGGGCATCATCACGCTCTATGTAATGCGCGTAAGCCTGATTGGCAGCATTGACCGGGACCTCAACTCCACCTACGAGCAGTTTGTGCCGGTCGCGCCCCGATTGCCGCTGGATTCTCAGGTCAATCCGCTGGATGAGGCCAAGTTGGCCACCCGGTATTCCTTTTCAAACTACAGTCTGGCGGTCGAGGAACTGACTTTTTACAGCCAGCAGTCGCTGCTGGACGAACTGGCCGCTGCGAATACGCCTCAACAGAAAGACCAGTTGTTTCTGTCCATCGACGCCCTGCGCCAGGCCACCCGCCGTTCTCTGGCAGTAGACACCCAACGCCCCATCGAGCTGTCGCAGGCAGAGTTAGAACGGCTGATCAACTCGCCGGATGGCCGCCTGACGCTGAACCGCTCCGTGGCAGTGGCGGCCAACGTTCAGCCCACCCTGATGCGGCTGCTGGTGCTGCTCGTGCCGTTTCAGGCGCCGGAACTGACTGTGGGGGAGCCGGCCAAGTTGCAAGACCCGGCGACTGCGGTGGGCCTGCGTCTGGTCTATGTGGGCCGCAACCTGAGCACCGTGCAGCACCTGCTGGACCAGCTGAAAAACGTCATGCTGCTGCTGTTTGGTGTCGGTCTGGTCACGGCGGGCACGGGCGCCTACGCCCTGGCGGGGCAGGCGCTTCAACCTCTGCGCCGGGTCCAGCGCGCCGCCGAGCGCATTGGCGGTCAGAACCTGACTGACCGGGTGCCAGTGCCCACGACAGGCGATGAGGTCGAGTCGCTGGCCCGCGCCCTGAACGCCATGCTGGGCCGCCTGGAAGGCAGCTTCGAGGCGCAGCGCCGCTTTACCAGTGACGCCAGCCACGAGCTGCGTACGCCCGTGACGGCCATCAGCGGCCACGCCGGGTATCTGCTGCGGCGCACCAACCCCACAGGGCAGCAGGCCGAGAGCCTGCGCATCATTCAAAGTGAATCGGCGCGGCTGACCAACCTGATTGCCAGCCTGCTGCAACTGGCCCGTTCGGACAGCGGCGCGCTGGTGCTCAGCCGTCAGCCGATCCTGGCCGCCCTGTTTCTCTCGGACATCACGCGGGAACTGGCGCCGCTGGCCCAGGCCCAGCAGACCACCCTGACGGCCGTGGGCGAGGACGTGACCTTCGAGGGTGACCCCGACCGCCTCAAGCAGGTCATGATTAACCTGGTCAGTAACGCCCTGAAAGCCGGCGCCCAGACGATTACCCTGCGCAGCGCGCAGGTGGCGGGCGAGGTGCGCCTGAGTGTGCAGGACAACGGGCCTGGCATCCCCGCCGATCAGCTGGAGCGCCTGTTTGACCGCTTTTACCGCTTGGAAGACAGCCGCAGCCGCGACCAGG
- a CDS encoding response regulator transcription factor, with the protein MERKPLVLVIEDEKDIARFIELELAAEGYATEVAFDGVTGLSKFREVNPDLVILDLMLPVLDGLEVARRIRKTSNTPIIILTAKDGIQDKVEGLDSGADDYLIKPFSIEELLARVRAHLRRVNPAVTGEVRVADLVMNLDGREIFRGGRRVELSAKEFELLELLARNPGKVFSRFEIEEKVWPEYTGGSNVVDVYIGYLRRKLEEGGERRLIHTVRGVGYVLREE; encoded by the coding sequence ATGGAACGCAAGCCCCTGGTACTGGTCATTGAGGACGAGAAGGACATTGCACGCTTCATAGAACTTGAATTGGCTGCCGAAGGTTACGCCACTGAAGTCGCCTTTGACGGCGTCACAGGCCTGTCTAAATTTCGTGAGGTCAACCCCGACCTGGTGATTCTGGACCTGATGCTGCCGGTGCTGGACGGCCTGGAAGTGGCCCGCCGCATCCGCAAGACGAGCAATACACCCATCATCATTCTGACCGCCAAAGACGGTATTCAGGACAAGGTCGAGGGTCTGGATTCTGGCGCCGATGATTATCTCATCAAGCCGTTTTCCATTGAAGAGCTGCTGGCCCGCGTTCGTGCCCACCTGAGGCGCGTCAACCCGGCCGTGACGGGTGAGGTGCGCGTGGCCGACCTGGTGATGAACCTGGACGGCCGCGAAATCTTCCGGGGTGGGCGGCGCGTTGAACTGTCAGCCAAGGAATTTGAGTTGCTGGAACTGCTGGCCCGCAACCCTGGCAAGGTGTTTTCGCGCTTTGAAATCGAGGAAAAAGTCTGGCCGGAATACACAGGCGGCAGCAACGTGGTGGACGTGTACATCGGCTATCTGCGCCGCAAGCTGGAAGAAGGTGGCGAGCGCCGCCTGATTCACACGGTGCGCGGCGTGGGGTATGTGCTGCGCGAGGAGTAA
- a CDS encoding adenylate/guanylate cyclase domain-containing protein, translated as MPDLLLPLPGPQDDTVAACIVLVDLVGSTALAQQLTLSHYMALMQEFVQVMLLSFEARGGQVLQHQGDAVLAWWPAQHAGQACAAAQDAHRRASRLNLAGQLGVQLHLRAGVSAGPVLMGMVGGQLSAYGLPVNYAKRLCDAARPGDTLICDGVSSRLPQHLTWPCAPLALAGFGTQCSAHHLLDLSADESRMKVD; from the coding sequence ATGCCTGACCTCCTGCTGCCCCTCCCCGGTCCCCAAGACGACACTGTCGCCGCCTGTATCGTGCTGGTGGACCTCGTGGGCAGCACCGCACTGGCCCAGCAGCTGACCCTGTCCCATTACATGGCTCTCATGCAGGAGTTCGTGCAGGTGATGCTGCTGAGTTTTGAGGCCCGTGGGGGCCAGGTGCTGCAGCATCAGGGTGACGCGGTGCTGGCGTGGTGGCCTGCACAGCACGCTGGCCAGGCGTGCGCCGCCGCACAGGACGCGCACCGCCGCGCCTCCCGCCTGAATCTGGCTGGTCAGCTGGGGGTGCAACTCCATCTTCGTGCTGGGGTCTCGGCTGGGCCGGTGTTGATGGGCATGGTGGGTGGGCAACTCAGTGCTTACGGTCTGCCTGTCAACTACGCCAAGCGCCTCTGTGACGCCGCGCGCCCCGGCGACACCCTGATTTGCGATGGGGTCAGCAGCCGCCTGCCCCAACATCTCACCTGGCCCTGCGCGCCGCTGGCGCTGGCTGGCTTTGGTACCCAGTGCAGCGCGCACCACCTACTGGACCTTTCTGCCGACGAAAGCCGCATGAAAGTTGATTAA